In Micromonospora cremea, the genomic window CTGTGGCCGGCGGCAGAGCTAACTGCCCCTCGTGCCCGCTCATGACCGCTGCGCGCCGCGGTTACTGGCCCGTGGATGACCCACGACGCCAATGGAGGTAGCGGCGCGGACATGCCCCCGACCGGGACTGACGAAGTGATCAAGGCAGTATGAAGCGGTGTTAGAGAAGATCGAGAGAAGGCTTGTAGCAGCGGCTGAGGCTGTGGTTCGCTCGCCGTCCACCGGCGACGCGCACACCGTCGCTGCTGCAGCAATGGACGCCAACGGCGATATTTACAGCGGCGTCAACGTTTTCCACTTCACCGGCGGCCCGTGCGCCGAGCTCGTAGTCATCGGGTCGGCAGCGGCAGCCAACGCCCCGCCACTCATCACGATCGTGGCGGTAGGTGACGGCGACCGAGGTGTCATCGCCCCCTGCGGTCGGTGCCGACAGGTAATGCTGGACCTGCACCCCGATGTCTTCGTCATCGTTCCAACGGGCGACGGGCAGTTGGCTGCGAAGCCGGTCCGGGAATTGCTGCCCTTTGGCTACGTTGCACGGACCGGCTCGACCGCACCTCGGGTCGTCTACTTTCATCCGAGGCACTACGACACCATTTCCTCCGGGTTGAAGACGGCGACGGTCCGATTCCAGGATTCTGTCCAAACTGGGCCCGCCGTGTTCGTATTTGACGACGGGGAGAGCATTCGACGCCTCGACGCGGTTGTTGAAAAGGTCGA contains:
- a CDS encoding ASCH domain-containing protein, producing MVRSPSTGDAHTVAAAAMDANGDIYSGVNVFHFTGGPCAELVVIGSAAAANAPPLITIVAVGDGDRGVIAPCGRCRQVMLDLHPDVFVIVPTGDGQLAAKPVRELLPFGYVARTGSTAPRVVYFHPRHYDTISSGLKTATVRFQDSVQTGPAVFVFDDGESIRRLDAVVEKVESRRLDHLTEEDAHHEAAARQRRPARRHQNPVPHAGRRGRGRRRYVPADSNIGPRPPTLGRATLQP